Below is a genomic region from uncultured Fusobacterium sp..
AAGCTTATGCAGGAAGTAGAAACTTCTATCATTTAGAGCAAGTTGTTAGAGAATACTTTGGATTTAAATACATAGTTCCTACTCATCAAGGAAGAGGAGCAGAAAATATATTATCGTCTCTTTTAATCAAACCTGGAGATTATGTACCTGGAAATATGTATTTTACAACTACAAGATTCCATCAAGAGAGAAATGGAGCAACATTTAGAGACATAATAATAGATGAAGCACATGATCCAAGTATAGATCTTCCTTTCAAGGGAAATGTAGATTTAAATAAACTTCAAGCACTAATAGATGAAGTAGGAGCAGAGAGGATACCTTATATATGTTTGGCAGTGACAGTTAACTTAGCTGGAGGACAACCTGTTTCTATGGCTAATATAAGAGCCGTTTCAGAATTAGCTCATAAACATGGAATAAAAGTAATGTATGATGCGACTAGATGTGTTGAAAATGCTTACTTTATAAAAGAGAGAGAAGAAGGATATCAAGATAAAACTATAAAAGAGATAGTACATGAAATGTTTTCGTATGGAGATGGATGTACTATGTCAGGTAAAAAAGATTGTTTAACTAATATAGGTGGATTCTTATGTATGAATGATCATGATCTTTATGTAAGAGCTACAGGAATGGTAGTACAATTTGAAGGAATGCCATCATATGGAGGATTAGCAGGAAGAGATATGGAAGCTATGGCAATAGGAATAACAGAATCTGTGCAATATGAATATATAAGTCATAGAGTAAATCAAATAAGATATCTAGGAGAGAAATTAGAAGCTGCAGGAGTTCCGATGGTTAAACCATATGGAGGACATGCTATCTTTATTGATGCAAGAGCATTCTTGGATCATTTAACTCAAGATGAATTCCCAGCACAAGCTTTATCAGCTGCATTGTATGAGTTTTCAGGAGTAAGAACAATGGAAAGAGGAATTATTTCAGCGGGTAGAGATGTTGTTACAGGAAAGAATCACTATCCAAAACTAGAAACAATAAGATTAACTATTCCTAGAAGAGTGTATACTTATGCTCACTTAGATTTCGTAGCAGATGCTGTAATAGAATTATATAAGAGAAGAAGAGATATAAGCGGATTAAAATGGAAATATGAACCAAAAGTTCTAAGATTCTTTACTGGTACATTTGAAACTATTAATCCTGAATTAATAAAAGGTTTTTAAATTAAAATTTATAAAAGAGCTAGTTAATATTAAAGAAGAACTAGCTCTTCTTTATATTTTTATTGACAATTGTACAAATTTATAATATACTTATTCTAAGATTATAGAAAAAGGAGGTTATCAATATGAGAGCACAATATTGGTGGTGGAGCTACATAGAAAAATTGGATAATTTATTAAATAATGTTAGATATTGGCTTTTGTCTATTGATAACATATCTCTGTCTATGTAACTCGAAAAAATTTTGATCTAAGTATTTCTAGTTACTAGGGATATTTAGATTTAGATATTTTGTATATATAAAGCAGTCTAACTGACTGCTTTTTTTATTTCAAAAAGGGAGAGGATAAAATGGAAGAAACAAGAGAGTTGTGGAACAGCAGAAAAGGATTTATTTATGCGGCTATAGGAGCAGCTATAGGATTAGGAAATTTATGGAGATTTCCATTTCAAGCATATAAAAATGGAGGAGGAGCATTTTTTCTACCATATATAGTTGCTTTATTTACTTGTGGGATACCTCTTATGATACTTGAATATCAATTAGGAAGAAAAGTTAGAGGAGGATCTACTAAAGCTTTTAGAATGTTAGGAACAAAATATGAATGGCTAGGATGGCTTCAAGTTATGATTCCAATAATTGTAATGATGTTTTATTGTACTATTATATCAATTGCTGTTGTTTTTATGGTTTGGTCTTTAGGGCATGCCTTTGGTTTAGTTAATTGGATGTCAGATCCTGGAAAGTTAATGGGAGTTATAGTTGGAAGTGCAAAAGGTCCTTTTGACTTTTCAGCAGGAATAAGCAAATATATGTTAACATTTATCTTAGTTGTTTGGTTTGGAAATTGGATAATAGTAAAAAAAGGTATTGCAGGTGGAATAGAAAAATGTTCTAAGGTTATAACACCCTTATTGATTATTTTGATGATGGTTTTTATGGTTAACTCTTTAAGACTTAAGGGAGCTGTAATAGGATTAAATGCTTTATTTACTCCAGATTTTGATAAAATTTTAAATCCAAGTATTTGGGTTGCAGCTTATGCTCAAGTATTCTTTTCAACAAC
It encodes:
- a CDS encoding tyrosine phenol-lyase, with protein sequence MENKKFMPEPFRIKMVEYMSILDKESRKEAIKKAGYNTFLVRSDECYIDLLTDSGTNAMSDRQWAGLMLGDEAYAGSRNFYHLEQVVREYFGFKYIVPTHQGRGAENILSSLLIKPGDYVPGNMYFTTTRFHQERNGATFRDIIIDEAHDPSIDLPFKGNVDLNKLQALIDEVGAERIPYICLAVTVNLAGGQPVSMANIRAVSELAHKHGIKVMYDATRCVENAYFIKEREEGYQDKTIKEIVHEMFSYGDGCTMSGKKDCLTNIGGFLCMNDHDLYVRATGMVVQFEGMPSYGGLAGRDMEAMAIGITESVQYEYISHRVNQIRYLGEKLEAAGVPMVKPYGGHAIFIDARAFLDHLTQDEFPAQALSAALYEFSGVRTMERGIISAGRDVVTGKNHYPKLETIRLTIPRRVYTYAHLDFVADAVIELYKRRRDISGLKWKYEPKVLRFFTGTFETINPELIKGF